TTGTAGCGCATTTGGCTTGAATATTCATGCGGATCCAAATAACGTTAAGCCAATTGATTTACAAAAAGTAGTTTCTAAAACTACAGATACTCCAGAGGAAGCTGTAGTACAAATGATGATGCTACGTAGCTTAAAGCAAGCGCATTATTCAGAAGAAGCACTGGGACACTTTGGCTTAGCTGCAGAATACTATACTCACTTTACTTCACCAATTAGACGTTATTCTGACTTGATGGTGCACCGGATGATCCATGCATATCAAGACCAGGGGACTAATGAAGAAGTGCAAAAGCATTTTGCTAGTTACTTGCCAGATGTTGCAGAACAAACTTCAACGCAAGAAAGACGTTCAATTGATACTGAACGTGAAGTAAATGACTTGAAGATGACAGAATATATGGCCGATCAAGTGGGGCAACACTTTGACGCGGTAGTATCTTCGGTAACTAGTTTTGGGATGTTTATTCAATTACCAAATACGATTGAGGGATTAATCCATATTTCGAATTTGACTGATGATTTTTACAGTTTTAATGAAAAATCATTGACGCTAACTGGTCGAGGTACTCATAAGCAATATAAGGTAGGGATGCCAATTAAGGTAACCTTGATTAATGCTAACGTTGAACAACATCAGTTAGACTTTGAAATATATGATCCTAATGCGCCTAAGCATGAGCATAACGATCGCGGAATGAATAATCGTCGTCGTGGAAACCGTGGCTTCCGCAATAATCACGGACGCCGTGGTGGTCAGTTTAATAATCACAGCGATCATGGCCGTGGCCGAGGTAATGGAAACCGTGGAGGTCGGAGAAATTTTAAACATTAGGGATTGATCTTAATGAAAAAAGAAAAAGAAGATAATTTAATTGCACAAAATAAAAAAGCACGACACGACTATTTTATTAAGGAAACATTGGAAGCAGGAATTGCTTTAACTGGAACTGAAATTAAGTCTGTACGAGCTAGAAGAATCAACTTGCGGGATGGTTATGTGCAGATCGTCAACGGACAAGCCTGGCTAGAAAATGTTCATATTAGTGAATATAAGCAAGGCAATCGGTACAATCATGAACCACTACGTAGTCGGCGCCTTCTTTTGCATAAAAAAGAAATTGCACGTTTGGCCAAAGCACAATCAGAGCGTGGTATTGCAATTATTCCACTTAAAGTGTATTTAAAACATGGCTTTGCCAAGGTATTGATTGGTGTTGGCCAAGGTAAAAAGGAATATGACAAACGGCAAACAATTAAAGAAAGAGACCAGAAGCGCGATATTCGACGCAAGTATGGTGTCTAAAATGAGTCTGAGAAGAATCTCAGACTTTTTTTGTTGAAAAATTTTAAAAAAGTTTTTTTAATTTTCACAAAGTAATGTTCGAATAATTTTAAGAATGCAGAGAAAATCAAGCTGAATGTTTTTCAAATTATTATAGATACGAATAATAGTATTAAGATACGTTTGATATTGAAATATTCATATTAAAAATCCGAACGAAGAGCAAGACTTGCCAAAGCGGAGAAAATAAGGTAAATTAATAAAGTCGCTTCGAGAGATGCGACGAGAGCTTAAAAACAGACATGCAAGGAAAGAAAACAAATAAAAAGAAAAAAGTACTTGCAAAGAAGTAAATAAGCTGGTAATATATTTAAATGTCGTCAGGTGAAAGCAGAAAAAGCTTGAGCAAGACGAAAAAACAAATCAAAAAGTTCTTGACAAAGAAATGATGGTTTGATAAAATATAAAAGCTGTCTGCTTTACAAAAAGCAAGACAGAGGTAGTACTTTGAAAACTGAACAAAGTTTCGCTAAAAGTGTGCGGGTGTAAAAACCCAAACAAGAAGCGAAGTCAATTCGCAAGCAATAAATTTGAGACAAAGATCTTAAATAAGGAATGAGCAATCATTCAAACTTTTTAAAATGAGAGTTTGATCCTGGCTCAGGACGAACGCTGGCGGCGTGCCTAATACATGCAAGTCGAGCGAGCGGAACTAACAGATTTACTTCGGTAATGACGTTAGGAAAGCGAGCGGCGGATGGGTGAGTAACACGTGGGGAACCTGCCCCATAGTCTGGGATACCACTTGGAAACAGGTGCTAATACCGGATAAGAAAGCAGATCGCATGATCAGCTTTTAAAAGGCGGCGTAAGCTGTCGCTATGGGATGGCCCCGCGGTGCATTAGCTAGTTGGTAAGGTAAAGGCTTACCAAGGCGATGATGCATAGCCGAGTTGAGAGACTGATCGGCCACATTGGGACTGAGACACGGCCCAAACTCCTACGGGAGGCAGCAGTAGGGAATCTTCCACAATGGACGCAAGTCTGATGGAGCAACGCCGCGTGAGTGAAGAAGGTTTTCGGATCGTAAAGCTCTGTTGTTGGTGAAGAAGGATAGAGGTAGTAACTGGCCTTTATTTGACGGTAATCAACCAGAAAGTCACGGCTAACTACGTGCCAGCAGCCGCGGTAATACGTAGGTGGCAAGCGTTGTCCGGATTTATTGGGCGTAAAGCGAGCGCAGGCGGAAGAATAAGTCTGATGTGAAAGCCCTCGGCTTAACCGAGGAACTGCATCGGAAACTGTTTTTCTTGAGTGCAGAAGAGGAGAGTGGAACTCCATGTGTAGCGGTGGAATGCGTAGATATATGGAAGAACACCAGTGGCGAAGGCGGCTCTCTGGTCTGCAACTGACGCTGAGGCTCGAAAGCATGGGTAGCGAACAGGATTAGATACCCTGGTAGTCCATGCCGTAAACGATGAGTGCTAAGTGTTGGGAGGTTTCCGCCTCTCAGTGCTGCAGCTAACGCATTAAGCACTCCGCCTGGGGAGTACGACCGCAAGGTTGAAACTCAAAGGAATTGACGGGGGCCCGCACAAGCGGTGGAGCATGTGGTTTAATTCGAAGCAACGCGAAGAACCTTACCAGGTCTTGACATCTAGTGCCATTTGTAGAGATACAAAGTTCCCTTCGGGGACGCTAAGACAGGTGGTGCATGGCTGTCGTCAGCTCGTGTCGTGAGATGTTGGGTTAAGTCCCGCAACGAGCGCAACCCTTGTTATTAGTTGCCAGCATTAAGTTGGGCACTCTAATGAGACTGCCGGTGACAAACCGGAGGAAGGTGGGGATGACGTCAAGTCATCATGCCCCTTATGACCTGGGCTACACACGTGCTACAATGGGCAGTACAACGAGAAGCGAGCCTGCGAAGGCAAGCGAATCTCTGAAAGCTGTTCTCAGTTCGGACTGCAGTCTGCAACTCGACTGCACGAAGCTGGAATCGCTAGTAATCGCGGATCAGCACGCCGCGGTGAATACGTTCCCGGGCCTTGTACACACCGCCCGTCACACCATGGGAGTCTGCAATGCCCAAAGCCGGTGGCCTAACCTTCGGGAAGGAGCCGTCTAAGGCAGGGCAGATGACTGGGGTGAAGTCGTAACAAGGTAGCCGTAGGAGAACCTGCGGCTGGATCACCTCCTTTCTAAGGAAGCGAAGGATATGGAGAGCAGGAATGCTAAGAGAAGTATCCAGAGCAAGCGGAAGCACACTGAGAAACTTTGTTTAGTTTTGAGGGTAGTACCTCAAAAAAGAGCTAGTACATTGAAAACTGAATATAATCCAAGCAAAAAACCGAGACAATCAAAGAGAACAGATTGTAGAGCGACCGAGAAGAGAATTCTTGAGTAAGGTCAAGTAGAAAAGGGCGCACGGTGAATGCCTAGGCACTAACAGCCGAAGAAGGACGTGACGAACTACGAAAAGCTTCGGGGAGCGGTAAGTACGCAGTGATCCGGAGATATCCGAATGGGGGAACCCAATGCAGAGATGCATTATTGATTAGTGAATAGATAGCTAATCAAAGGAAGACGCAGTGAACTGAAACATCTAAGTAGCTGCAGGAAGAGAAAGAAAGATCGATTTCCTTAGTAGCGGCGAGCGAAGAGGAAAGAGCCCAAACCAAGTGATTTATCATTTGGGGTTGTAGGACTGCGACGTGGCAGTGTAAGAGATAGTTGAATTATCTGGGAAGGTAAGCCAGAGAGGGTGAGAGCCCCGTAAGCGAAATCTCAAGCACGCCTAGCAGAATCCTGAGTAGGCCGGGACACGAGGAATCCCGGTTGAAACCGCGAGGACCATCTCGCAAGGCTAAATACTAGTTAGTGACCGATAGTGAACCAGTACCGTGAGGGAAAGGTGAAAAGAACCCCCGGAAGGGGAGTGAAAAAGAACCTGAAACCGTGTGTCTACAAGTAGTCAAAGCACATTAAAGTGCAATGGCGTGCCTTTTGTAGAATGAACCGGCGAGTTACGTTATCTAGCGAGGTTAAGTCAGAAAAGACGGAGCCGGAGCGAAAGCGAGTCTTAATAGGGCGAAAAGTTAGGTGACGTAGACCCGAAACCAAGTGACCTACCCATGACCAGGCTGAAGGTGTGGTAAAACGCACTGGAGGGCCGAACCCACGTAAGTTAAAAATTGCGGGGATGAGTTGTGGGTAGCGGTGAAATTCCAAACGAACTTGGAGATAGCTGGTTCTCTCCGAAATAGCTTTAGGGCTAGCCTCGTGGAGAGGATAATGGAGGTAGAGCTCTGTTTGGACTAGGGGCCCGTCAGGGGTTACTGAATCCAGATAAACTACGAATTCCAGATATCCATACACGGGAGTCAGACTGCGAGTGATAAGATCCGTAGTCGAAAGGGAAACAGCCCAGATCACCAGTTAAGGTCCCCAAATCTATGCTAAGTGGAAAAGGATGTGGAGTTGCGTAGACAACTAGGACGTTGGCTCAGAAGCAGCCATCATTCAAAGAGTGCGTAATAGCTCACTAGTCGAGTGGCGCTGCGCCGAAAATTTACCGGGGCTAAGCATAGTACCGAAACTGTGGATGTGTTTTAAAGAGCACGTGGTAGGAGAGCGTTCTAAGGGCGGAGAAGTTGAATCGAGAG
This is a stretch of genomic DNA from Lactobacillus crispatus. It encodes these proteins:
- the smpB gene encoding SsrA-binding protein SmpB: MKKEKEDNLIAQNKKARHDYFIKETLEAGIALTGTEIKSVRARRINLRDGYVQIVNGQAWLENVHISEYKQGNRYNHEPLRSRRLLLHKKEIARLAKAQSERGIAIIPLKVYLKHGFAKVLIGVGQGKKEYDKRQTIKERDQKRDIRRKYGV